One region of Sulfuriroseicoccus oceanibius genomic DNA includes:
- a CDS encoding glycosyltransferase — protein MLILLPILAIICAPALWLVLGRPRFLAKVGSDEEATIKVSVVIPARDEEINIGALLDSLNAQTRPAHEVIVVDDGSSDRTAEIAREKGARVISGKELPDGWNGKPWACTQGAEAATGDWYLFLDADTRLAPDALSKLVGAAWRNGGAVSVCPHHQVEQPYEELSVFFNVMMLAGVNAFGFCEEEACALFGQCLLISAEDYELVGGHESVKGKVLENFYLADQLSRCGVARECYVGLRAVWMRMFPEGFDQLYSSWMKGFAAGAGHAAARAIVFSSIWLTGAMLAMVGLFIAPFVGVTCAALCVTTYLLYVGQCLWVFRLAGSFSQWNAWLFPISLLFYQWTFFSALRAHKQGRKVKWKGREVG, from the coding sequence ATGCTGATCCTACTTCCCATCCTGGCGATCATCTGTGCACCTGCTTTGTGGCTGGTGCTGGGACGACCACGCTTTTTGGCGAAGGTTGGCAGTGACGAAGAGGCGACGATCAAAGTGTCGGTCGTCATTCCCGCGCGGGATGAGGAGATCAATATCGGGGCATTGTTGGATAGCCTGAACGCGCAAACCCGGCCGGCGCATGAAGTGATCGTTGTCGATGACGGTTCCAGCGACCGGACGGCTGAGATCGCCCGTGAAAAGGGGGCGAGGGTGATCAGTGGAAAGGAGTTGCCAGATGGCTGGAATGGCAAGCCTTGGGCCTGCACTCAGGGAGCGGAGGCTGCTACGGGAGATTGGTATTTGTTTCTCGATGCGGACACGCGGCTGGCGCCGGACGCTTTGTCGAAGTTGGTCGGTGCTGCTTGGCGCAATGGAGGTGCTGTGTCTGTCTGTCCGCACCATCAGGTGGAGCAGCCGTACGAGGAGTTGTCCGTGTTTTTCAACGTGATGATGCTGGCGGGGGTGAACGCATTTGGGTTTTGTGAAGAGGAGGCGTGTGCGTTGTTCGGCCAGTGCTTGTTAATTTCGGCGGAGGATTATGAGTTGGTGGGGGGGCACGAGTCGGTGAAGGGGAAAGTGTTGGAGAACTTTTATCTGGCGGACCAGTTGAGCCGTTGTGGTGTGGCGCGTGAGTGTTATGTCGGGCTTCGGGCGGTGTGGATGAGGATGTTTCCTGAAGGGTTCGACCAGCTGTACTCAAGCTGGATGAAAGGGTTTGCTGCTGGAGCCGGGCATGCGGCGGCGCGTGCGATTGTATTTTCTTCGATCTGGCTGACTGGTGCGATGCTGGCAATGGTCGGGCTTTTCATTGCGCCGTTCGTCGGGGTGACATGCGCGGCGCTTTGTGTGACGACCTATCTACTCTATGTCGGGCAATGTTTGTGGGTCTTCCGGTTGGCAGGATCATTCTCGCAGTGGAATGCGTGGCTGTTCCCGATCAGTCTGCTTTTCTATCAGTGGACGTTTTTCTCTGCACTGAGGGCGCACAAGCAGGGGCGGAAGGTGAAGTGGAAAGGTAGGGAGGTCGGTTGA